One stretch of Paenibacillus sp. FSL R5-0341 DNA includes these proteins:
- a CDS encoding YhgE/Pip domain-containing protein translates to MRHIWHVYKTDWLHILKVPTGIFLIVAIILLPGVYDWVNVKSVWDPYSNTQGIKIAVTTEDKGATVEGTNVNIGDELVSSLKHNEKLGWTFVDRTEASRGVQTGDYYASLLIPGDFSSKITGIVDGKLERPEVIYTVNEKVNAIAPKITGSGVSAITTQINESFTEAVSEAVLTKLKEAGVEVNAQLPTLRKMENGIFTLEKNLPAIQAAGQKVLEVEKAMPEIVKDAQKIVEIEKKLPEINEAAQYVLKVQKYWPQINAAASEVLAIQGRIPDIQKAVERIREVDENFGHVSGVIQTALDKTNKALSIVTAAEQDLDKVSQIAGNGIELAEGLNQFVDSSEEAFQAIGPTIRQNLLLVQQITNAAGDVFAQLQNSDLENLPTAEDLDRIASRLGIAVKLVDSMSELLGKIDNLLPSHPLADKITQLNSVSDKLQLQIRLAGIMSDAIRRNTTLPADVIAQLNTLSKDISSGIGNFLNTYESDISPALSAGADKLRSILSTSASTLQGAKDRIRDIADILASAKEGITFGQTELTKIQSDLPQIQSKIHEISETLANKSEGFIQALNTVSSLIRNDLPKLGNKLNEAADFVRNDLPNAEKQIGKASEFVQNQLPEVEKGVHRVATLVRDDLPALESAISKAADKLREVEGNNQFAELAKLLRGDIEEESAFLASPVQIKEQQLYPIPNYGSAMSPFYGVLSLWVGSTLLISLLRAEAENPEGRFRGYELYLGRLATFLTIGLLQAICVTLGDILILGTYVADKLWFVLFAMLVSAVFVTITYTLLSVFGNIGKGIAIIFMVFQFSSSGGTFPISMTSPFFQALNPFMPFTYAISLLRESVGGILWSTAIKDILWLCMFIALSLIVALALKRPLSSLTKRSAENAKKTKIIA, encoded by the coding sequence ATGCGTCACATTTGGCACGTTTACAAAACAGACTGGTTACATATTCTGAAGGTTCCCACAGGTATATTTTTAATTGTGGCTATCATTTTACTGCCCGGGGTGTATGACTGGGTCAACGTGAAGTCCGTATGGGACCCGTACAGTAACACCCAGGGGATCAAAATTGCAGTGACAACCGAGGACAAGGGTGCAACTGTTGAAGGAACCAATGTTAATATCGGAGACGAACTGGTATCCAGCCTCAAACACAATGAAAAGCTGGGCTGGACTTTTGTAGATCGGACCGAGGCTAGTCGGGGTGTACAGACTGGAGATTATTATGCAAGCCTGCTCATTCCCGGAGACTTTTCATCCAAAATTACAGGTATCGTTGACGGAAAGCTGGAGCGCCCAGAGGTGATCTATACCGTTAATGAGAAGGTGAATGCCATTGCCCCTAAAATCACAGGCTCTGGTGTATCTGCCATAACAACGCAAATCAATGAGAGTTTCACTGAAGCCGTCAGTGAGGCCGTTCTAACCAAGTTGAAGGAAGCCGGGGTTGAAGTTAACGCCCAGCTTCCAACTTTGCGAAAGATGGAGAATGGCATTTTCACACTGGAGAAAAATCTTCCGGCCATACAAGCCGCTGGTCAAAAGGTACTGGAAGTAGAAAAAGCCATGCCTGAGATTGTAAAAGATGCTCAAAAGATCGTTGAAATCGAAAAAAAACTGCCTGAAATTAATGAAGCGGCACAGTATGTGCTCAAGGTGCAGAAGTATTGGCCACAAATTAATGCTGCAGCTTCCGAAGTGCTGGCTATTCAAGGGCGGATACCGGATATACAAAAAGCGGTAGAACGCATTCGAGAAGTGGATGAAAACTTTGGTCACGTATCAGGTGTTATTCAAACAGCACTGGATAAAACCAACAAAGCTCTGTCTATCGTCACGGCCGCAGAACAAGATCTGGACAAAGTATCACAAATCGCCGGCAACGGGATTGAGCTGGCCGAAGGCCTGAATCAATTTGTAGATTCTAGCGAAGAAGCGTTTCAGGCTATTGGCCCAACGATCCGTCAAAATCTGCTGCTGGTGCAGCAGATTACTAACGCTGCTGGAGACGTATTTGCACAATTGCAAAATTCGGATCTTGAAAACCTTCCTACAGCAGAAGATCTCGACCGGATTGCTTCGCGTTTAGGGATTGCGGTAAAACTCGTGGACAGTATGTCAGAACTCCTGGGCAAAATAGACAACTTGCTTCCAAGCCATCCACTTGCCGATAAAATTACACAACTGAACTCCGTTTCAGATAAACTTCAGTTGCAAATCCGTCTGGCTGGGATCATGAGTGATGCCATACGTCGCAATACAACACTGCCCGCAGATGTCATCGCTCAGTTAAATACGCTCTCCAAGGACATTAGCAGCGGCATTGGCAATTTCTTGAACACTTACGAAAGTGATATATCGCCGGCTCTATCGGCTGGAGCGGATAAACTAAGATCCATCCTCTCCACTTCAGCAAGTACACTACAAGGAGCAAAAGATCGAATTCGGGATATTGCGGACATTCTTGCATCTGCCAAAGAAGGAATTACGTTTGGGCAGACCGAGTTGACAAAAATCCAGAGCGACCTGCCTCAAATACAATCTAAGATCCATGAGATATCAGAGACACTCGCGAACAAAAGTGAAGGTTTTATCCAAGCTTTGAACACCGTGTCTTCATTAATTCGAAACGATCTGCCCAAGCTGGGAAACAAACTGAACGAAGCGGCTGATTTTGTTCGTAATGATCTGCCTAATGCCGAGAAACAGATAGGCAAAGCATCCGAATTTGTCCAGAACCAGCTTCCGGAGGTCGAAAAAGGAGTACATCGTGTTGCCACGCTGGTACGTGATGATCTGCCAGCATTAGAAAGTGCCATCAGTAAGGCTGCTGACAAACTTAGGGAAGTCGAAGGTAATAACCAGTTTGCCGAGCTCGCCAAACTTTTGCGCGGCGATATCGAAGAAGAAAGTGCTTTCCTTGCAAGTCCGGTGCAAATCAAGGAACAACAGCTTTACCCAATTCCGAATTATGGATCGGCCATGTCACCATTTTATGGCGTGCTGTCCTTGTGGGTTGGCTCAACACTGCTGATTTCTCTGCTTCGTGCCGAAGCTGAAAATCCAGAGGGCAGGTTCCGGGGATATGAATTATATCTTGGACGTCTCGCTACCTTTCTGACCATTGGGTTACTTCAGGCGATATGCGTCACCCTGGGAGATATCTTAATCCTTGGTACCTATGTCGCAGATAAACTGTGGTTTGTCCTGTTTGCCATGCTGGTGAGTGCCGTATTTGTCACCATAACGTACACCCTGCTGTCCGTTTTTGGGAATATCGGAAAAGGGATCGCCATCATCTTCATGGTGTTCCAGTTCTCCAGCTCAGGCGGTACGTTCCCAATCAGCATGACATCACCCTTTTTCCAGGCATTAAATCCGTTCATGCCCTTCACGTATGCAATCAGTCTGCTGCGTGAGTCGGTCGGCGGTATATTGTGGTCTACTGCCATCAAGGATATTCTGTGGTTGTGTATGTTCATTGCGCTGAGTCTCATTGTTGCTCTCGCTTTGAAACGTCCACTCAGCAGTCTCACCAAACGTTCAGCCGAGAATGCCAAGAAGACCAAAATTATTGCTTAA
- a CDS encoding DUF6080 domain-containing protein, producing the protein MKFLDYLFYNRRVNGTAFFLFAGFALFYGLMNGSYVLYIENNADMLGKYSPFNTTLFPINLFNFDPSMYYGDNSSSVIHPLISFMAVTLAAVAKLLGGNWFFLILQSLVNAGSVVLAFLFLSQKEDKPTITPLLFALLFGFSSYLMYTALIPDSYPYVQFVIMLSVIYMQYTRERQDVRYVPNALIASINFGLTSTNIVPFAAATFFNMHAWRNKAKLKKYIGIMALAVLIIAVVTGIQYVAFGGRSWVSNWLLGIQNGGTSYATPFQFAVHWKALIMLTINPMLTPKMHLLDPGMAAFVTDLSRSNPIYVQITGIFILLLALVGFIKGIREREVWTLMPYILFAFLLHVVVGFGLAVFQYDMYLYAGHYLFAFFLLGGGFVISLRPGLGKKVIIGLIILCVIVTASNNIYRHVETLTTIKQSYDQLEQERSVK; encoded by the coding sequence ATGAAATTTTTGGATTACTTATTTTATAATCGCAGAGTCAACGGGACTGCCTTTTTTCTGTTTGCGGGATTTGCTTTGTTCTATGGTTTAATGAACGGCTCGTATGTTCTGTACATAGAAAATAATGCAGATATGCTTGGGAAATATAGCCCATTCAATACGACACTGTTTCCAATCAATTTATTCAACTTTGATCCTTCCATGTATTATGGGGACAACAGTTCTTCCGTTATTCATCCGCTGATTTCCTTTATGGCAGTCACCCTTGCGGCTGTAGCAAAGCTGCTGGGAGGCAACTGGTTCTTTCTAATCCTGCAATCGCTGGTGAATGCGGGTTCGGTGGTGCTGGCGTTTCTGTTCTTGAGTCAAAAAGAAGACAAACCGACCATCACACCGCTGCTGTTCGCTTTGTTGTTTGGTTTCAGTTCCTACTTAATGTATACTGCATTGATTCCAGACTCGTATCCGTATGTTCAGTTCGTTATAATGCTCTCTGTGATTTACATGCAGTATACTCGTGAGCGTCAGGACGTACGTTATGTACCTAATGCATTGATTGCGTCCATTAACTTCGGACTAACCTCGACCAATATCGTACCGTTTGCTGCTGCCACTTTCTTCAATATGCATGCATGGCGCAATAAGGCGAAACTGAAAAAGTACATTGGAATCATGGCACTGGCGGTTCTGATTATCGCCGTAGTTACCGGTATTCAGTATGTTGCCTTTGGAGGTCGCAGCTGGGTTAGTAACTGGCTATTGGGCATTCAAAATGGTGGAACCAGCTATGCAACACCATTCCAGTTCGCTGTTCACTGGAAAGCATTGATCATGCTGACCATCAATCCGATGCTGACACCGAAGATGCATTTATTGGACCCGGGCATGGCAGCCTTTGTTACGGATCTATCCCGTTCCAATCCAATCTATGTGCAGATTACAGGTATATTTATTTTACTATTGGCACTCGTGGGCTTCATTAAGGGCATTCGTGAAAGGGAAGTATGGACCCTTATGCCATATATTCTGTTTGCCTTTTTGCTTCATGTCGTCGTGGGCTTTGGATTGGCTGTATTTCAATATGATATGTACCTGTATGCGGGGCACTATCTGTTTGCGTTCTTCCTGTTGGGTGGAGGTTTTGTCATCAGCCTTCGTCCGGGACTGGGGAAAAAAGTGATTATAGGCTTGATCATATTATGTGTAATCGTTACGGCAAGTAACAACATCTATCGCCATGTAGAAACATTAACAACAATCAAGCAATCCTATGATCAATTGGAACAGGAACGCTCAGTGAAATAA
- a CDS encoding EamA family transporter: protein MLIDSWMVAVLIVMTLCGALGGAGLKAYASSRNRLHVLMGLGFYGTGALLNIVLLKFLPLTVVLPANALTYVWTLIIARLVFKETVGPLRWIGVACIMGGLCLLVL from the coding sequence GTGTTGATCGATAGCTGGATGGTTGCCGTATTAATTGTCATGACGTTGTGTGGTGCACTGGGCGGGGCCGGACTGAAAGCTTATGCATCCAGTCGCAATCGTCTGCATGTACTCATGGGACTTGGATTCTACGGAACGGGTGCGTTGCTGAATATTGTATTGCTGAAGTTTCTTCCATTAACCGTAGTGTTGCCTGCGAACGCATTAACATATGTGTGGACTCTCATCATAGCGCGGCTGGTATTTAAAGAGACAGTGGGTCCTTTACGCTGGATCGGTGTGGCATGTATTATGGGTGGCCTATGTTTATTGGTGTTATAA
- a CDS encoding EamA family transporter encodes MGEITSRHTGKWLMLVSAFLTATGQLFWKWGLTEWIYLGVGFLCYGVGAILMIKAFALEKLSVAYPLMCASYVFALIYGYFLLGEEITLQKLTAVVLLGIGVTLTSVDR; translated from the coding sequence GTGGGGGAAATAACGTCACGTCATACCGGTAAATGGTTGATGCTCGTCTCCGCTTTTCTGACAGCAACGGGTCAATTGTTCTGGAAATGGGGACTAACCGAGTGGATCTACCTGGGTGTTGGTTTTCTGTGTTATGGAGTTGGAGCGATTTTGATGATCAAAGCTTTTGCTCTGGAAAAACTCTCTGTTGCTTATCCTCTGATGTGTGCCAGCTACGTATTTGCCTTAATCTATGGATATTTTTTGCTCGGGGAAGAAATTACATTGCAGAAGCTGACAGCAGTTGTGTTGCTTGGAATTGGGGTGACATTAACCAGTGTTGATCGATAG
- a CDS encoding HAD family hydrolase: MKSTKVAIFDIDKTIIRSDSMFQFVHYGVRRYPWQVWRLPVIALHTVLFKAGFMTVEQVKRSYFQEIERMSEKDLEHFFDTRLRTSIFAEASVEMQHRKEAGYHVLLVTASPHAYMKYFKNFPWVDHVIGTDLVRHANGYTCRIDGSNCKGEEKVRRIQAYLSEKNMVIDYDQSCSYSDSLSDLPVMQLVSQRYFINKRVPDMEALSWGK, from the coding sequence GTGAAAAGCACGAAAGTCGCGATTTTTGATATTGATAAAACGATTATACGCAGTGATTCCATGTTCCAATTTGTGCATTATGGTGTTAGACGTTACCCTTGGCAGGTGTGGAGATTGCCTGTCATTGCATTACATACGGTTTTATTTAAGGCGGGATTCATGACGGTTGAACAAGTCAAACGATCCTACTTTCAAGAAATTGAGCGTATGTCCGAAAAAGATCTGGAACATTTCTTTGATACCCGCTTGCGTACGTCCATTTTTGCCGAGGCCAGTGTAGAGATGCAACATCGCAAGGAAGCAGGGTACCATGTCTTGCTTGTTACTGCGTCTCCGCATGCCTATATGAAATACTTTAAAAACTTTCCCTGGGTGGATCATGTGATCGGGACCGATCTGGTCCGTCATGCGAATGGATATACATGCAGAATTGATGGCAGCAATTGCAAAGGGGAAGAGAAGGTACGCCGAATTCAGGCTTATCTGAGTGAGAAGAACATGGTCATTGATTATGATCAGTCATGTTCCTACTCAGACTCTTTATCCGACCTTCCGGTGATGCAACTTGTAAGTCAACGATACTTTATTAACAAGCGTGTTCCGGACATGGAGGCATTATCGTGGGGGAAATAA
- a CDS encoding decaprenyl-phosphate phosphoribosyltransferase, with protein MSSPATGTGSTVSGLIRLLRPKQWTKNLLLFAALLFSFEEIRTETILATLLGFILFSLVAGCVYILNDYVDRDRDRQHPVKKFRPMASGQVNPSHALLFGIILLILSVGTAFMMNPLFGVLCVVYFLLNVSYSFVLKHLVILDMMTIAAGFVLRAIAGGVLIHVPFTPWFLICTMLLSLFLAIGKRRNELTLLEGNTGSHRKVLDNYSITLLDQFNTIVTTATIISYSLFTFTSDRSIHLMWTIPLVIYGMFRYLYLIHMKNQGGSPDRVLFEDKPILITVTLYVISVVTIFAIFE; from the coding sequence GTGTCCTCACCGGCTACAGGAACAGGCAGTACAGTATCAGGATTAATCAGATTGTTAAGACCCAAACAGTGGACCAAAAATCTCTTGTTATTTGCTGCTTTACTATTCTCCTTTGAGGAGATTCGGACCGAAACCATTCTTGCGACATTGCTTGGTTTTATTCTATTTAGCCTCGTTGCAGGCTGTGTTTATATTTTGAATGACTATGTAGACCGGGACAGAGATCGGCAGCATCCGGTGAAAAAGTTTCGTCCTATGGCTTCAGGGCAGGTGAATCCGAGCCATGCTTTGTTGTTTGGCATTATTCTATTAATCCTTTCCGTAGGAACGGCCTTCATGATGAACCCTCTATTCGGGGTGTTGTGTGTCGTCTACTTCCTGTTGAATGTCTCGTATTCCTTTGTACTGAAACATCTCGTTATCCTGGATATGATGACGATTGCAGCAGGCTTCGTACTTCGCGCGATTGCAGGCGGTGTGTTGATCCATGTGCCCTTCACACCGTGGTTTTTGATCTGTACGATGTTGTTGTCGTTGTTTCTGGCCATTGGCAAACGCAGAAATGAACTTACGTTGCTTGAGGGAAACACGGGATCACACCGCAAGGTTTTGGATAACTACTCCATTACGTTGCTGGATCAATTCAATACGATTGTGACGACAGCTACGATTATCAGTTATTCCTTGTTCACATTTACCTCAGATCGGTCCATCCATCTAATGTGGACGATTCCATTGGTCATTTACGGCATGTTCCGTTACCTGTATCTGATCCACATGAAGAATCAGGGCGGCTCGCCAGATCGTGTGCTGTTTGAGGACAAGCCTATATTAATTACGGTTACTTTGTATGTGATAAGTGTTGTTACAATCTTTGCTATCTTTGAATAA
- a CDS encoding LL-diaminopimelate aminotransferase, whose protein sequence is MSIDKYQETYIQTNFADRIGGSNYGKDTNIYKFEKIKRAKASAKKDFPDVELIDLGVGEPDEMADAGIVAALAEEASRPENRGYADNGIPEFKAAAASYLKNVFNVEGIDADTEIVHSIGSKPALAMMPSCFINPGDVTIMTVPGYPVMGTHTKYLGGEVFNIQLTKENNFLPDLTAIPEDIAKRAKLLYLNYPNNPTGASATVEFFTEVVEWAKKYNVVVVHDAPYAALTYDGKKPFSFLSVPGAKDVGVELHSLSKSYNMTGWRIGFVAGNPLVVKAFSDVKDNNDSGQFIAIQKAAAYGLNHPEITEKIAEKYSRRHDMLVAALNELGFQAEKPKGSFFLYVEAPKGVVGGRRFESGEDFSQFLIREKLISSVPWDDAGNFVRFSVTFEAKGEEEEKRVIAEIKRRLSDVQFEF, encoded by the coding sequence ATGAGTATCGATAAATATCAAGAAACTTACATTCAGACTAATTTTGCCGACCGTATCGGTGGCTCCAACTATGGTAAAGACACGAACATTTATAAATTTGAGAAAATCAAACGTGCCAAAGCTTCGGCCAAAAAAGATTTTCCCGATGTGGAACTGATCGACCTTGGTGTAGGTGAACCAGACGAGATGGCGGATGCAGGTATAGTAGCTGCACTTGCAGAAGAAGCTTCCAGACCTGAGAACCGTGGTTATGCCGATAACGGTATTCCTGAATTCAAGGCTGCTGCTGCTTCCTACCTGAAAAACGTATTTAACGTAGAAGGCATCGATGCAGATACTGAAATCGTACACTCCATTGGTTCCAAACCGGCTTTGGCGATGATGCCTTCATGCTTCATCAATCCGGGTGATGTGACCATCATGACCGTTCCAGGTTATCCGGTTATGGGTACACATACCAAGTATCTGGGTGGAGAAGTGTTCAACATTCAATTGACGAAAGAGAACAACTTCCTGCCTGATCTGACGGCTATTCCGGAAGACATCGCAAAACGTGCGAAATTGCTCTACCTGAATTATCCGAACAACCCTACAGGCGCAAGTGCGACAGTGGAGTTCTTTACTGAAGTGGTGGAGTGGGCGAAGAAATACAACGTAGTTGTTGTCCATGATGCTCCTTATGCGGCATTGACGTATGATGGCAAAAAACCGTTCAGCTTCCTGTCGGTACCTGGTGCGAAGGATGTCGGCGTAGAGCTGCACTCTCTGTCCAAGTCCTACAACATGACAGGATGGAGAATCGGGTTCGTAGCCGGTAACCCGCTTGTAGTGAAAGCATTCAGCGACGTGAAGGACAACAATGACTCCGGTCAGTTCATCGCGATTCAGAAAGCTGCTGCTTATGGATTGAATCACCCTGAGATCACGGAAAAAATTGCAGAGAAATATTCTCGTCGTCACGACATGCTCGTTGCCGCATTGAACGAACTGGGCTTCCAGGCTGAAAAACCTAAAGGTTCCTTCTTCCTGTATGTTGAAGCACCAAAAGGTGTGGTTGGCGGACGTCGCTTCGAATCCGGCGAAGATTTCTCCCAATTCCTGATCCGTGAGAAATTGATCTCGTCCGTACCTTGGGATGATGCGGGTAACTTTGTTCGTTTCTCCGTTACCTTCGAAGCTAAGGGTGAAGAGGAAGAGAAACGTGTTATCGCTGAAATCAAACGTCGTCTGAGCGATGTGCAATTCGAATTTTAA
- a CDS encoding RluA family pseudouridine synthase: MSNPNEEQMNDEELMNGNERMEWTVAAEHKKERIDKYITEAVDNVSRSQVQLWIGDGLVTVNGAVVKANAKLSEGDLIELQIPEPAAVEIIAEDIPLEVVYEDSDLIVINKQRGLVVHPAPGHTSGTLVNALMYHCKDLSGINGELRPGIVHRIDKDTSGLIMAAKNDRAHASLAAQLKDHTVNRRYIALVHGHLNHDQGTVDAPIGRDTNDRKMYTVTDRNSKHAVTHFTVTERINDYTLLELKLETGRTHQIRVHMKFIGHPLVGDPTYGRNKGIKMQGQALHAAILGFVHPTTGEYLEFSAPIPQDMEDVLASLRSR, from the coding sequence ATGAGTAACCCGAATGAGGAACAGATGAACGATGAAGAACTAATGAATGGCAATGAGCGTATGGAATGGACCGTTGCCGCTGAACATAAGAAAGAACGAATCGATAAATATATTACGGAAGCTGTGGATAATGTATCTCGCTCCCAAGTTCAATTGTGGATTGGAGACGGATTAGTTACGGTAAATGGCGCTGTCGTTAAAGCCAATGCCAAGTTATCCGAAGGTGATCTGATTGAACTACAGATTCCTGAACCGGCCGCTGTCGAGATCATTGCCGAAGATATTCCGCTGGAAGTGGTATATGAAGATAGCGATTTGATCGTAATCAATAAACAGCGTGGTCTTGTCGTACATCCTGCACCAGGACATACGTCTGGCACACTCGTCAATGCACTCATGTACCACTGCAAAGACCTTTCGGGTATCAATGGAGAGTTGCGCCCGGGTATTGTGCATCGCATCGATAAGGATACGTCCGGCCTAATTATGGCTGCCAAGAACGATCGTGCGCATGCATCACTGGCTGCTCAGTTGAAGGACCATACGGTGAACAGACGTTATATCGCGCTCGTTCATGGTCATCTTAACCATGATCAAGGGACCGTTGATGCACCGATTGGACGTGATACCAATGACCGCAAAATGTATACAGTCACGGATCGCAACAGTAAACATGCCGTTACGCATTTTACCGTTACAGAGCGCATCAATGACTATACCTTGCTGGAGTTGAAACTGGAGACAGGACGTACCCACCAGATCCGGGTTCACATGAAATTTATCGGTCACCCACTTGTAGGAGATCCAACTTATGGACGGAATAAAGGCATCAAAATGCAAGGACAGGCTCTTCATGCGGCCATTCTTGGATTTGTGCATCCAACAACGGGAGAATACCTTGAATTTTCAGCTCCGATTCCGCAAGATATGGAAGACGTGCTTGCTTCGCTACGCAGTCGTTAA
- the lspA gene encoding signal peptidase II, with protein sequence MVYYILAFIVFLLDQGTKFLIATRMELREEIPVIGNFFVITSHRNSGAAFGILQDQRWFFIVVTVIVVVALIWYLQKVKDTPHKLLPVALSLVLGGAIGNFLDRALTGEVVDFVQLNFGSYTFPIFNIADSAICIGVALIIVETLLEGRREKAAAKIEGNEHHE encoded by the coding sequence GTGGTGTATTATATCCTCGCTTTTATCGTATTTCTATTGGATCAGGGAACCAAGTTCCTGATTGCAACCCGGATGGAACTCAGAGAAGAAATTCCGGTTATCGGCAATTTCTTTGTCATCACATCACATCGTAACTCAGGTGCAGCTTTTGGCATTCTGCAAGACCAGCGTTGGTTCTTTATTGTGGTTACGGTGATTGTGGTCGTTGCCTTGATTTGGTATTTGCAAAAGGTAAAAGATACCCCGCACAAATTGCTGCCTGTGGCACTTAGCTTGGTGCTCGGTGGAGCAATTGGCAACTTCCTTGACCGGGCACTGACCGGAGAAGTTGTAGATTTTGTACAGCTTAATTTTGGAAGTTACACGTTCCCTATTTTCAACATCGCCGACTCGGCAATTTGCATCGGTGTAGCGTTGATCATTGTGGAGACGTTACTTGAAGGACGGCGCGAAAAAGCAGCCGCTAAGATTGAAGGGAATGAACATCATGAGTAA
- a CDS encoding TraR/DksA C4-type zinc finger protein, protein MSHFTAKQLQFLRSQLISDKHDIEHRLSENEHYGLGDSLKLQTGELSPIDNHPGDIATEVYEREKDISLLEHDEFQLERIDSALHSIEEGHYGTCAVCQQPIPYERMEAVPYTKYCKKHQPETVVSENRPVEEEFLAPAFGRTSLDERDDQNGFDGEDTWQIVESWGTSNSPAMAEGRDIDSYDVMAIEATDEVEGCVEAYESFVATDIYGHDVSIVRNRQYRQYLENREGDGLLEPDMETDDTY, encoded by the coding sequence ATGTCACATTTTACTGCTAAACAACTGCAATTTTTACGTTCCCAACTGATAAGTGATAAGCACGATATTGAACATAGACTGTCGGAGAACGAACATTATGGCCTTGGAGACTCCCTCAAGCTACAGACAGGTGAATTATCACCGATTGATAACCATCCTGGTGACATCGCCACCGAGGTGTATGAACGCGAGAAGGATATTTCCCTGCTGGAACACGATGAATTCCAATTGGAGCGTATCGATTCTGCACTGCACTCCATCGAAGAAGGGCATTATGGTACATGTGCAGTCTGCCAGCAACCCATCCCTTATGAACGCATGGAAGCTGTTCCCTATACGAAATATTGCAAAAAACATCAGCCGGAAACCGTCGTCTCTGAAAACCGCCCTGTAGAGGAAGAATTCCTTGCCCCGGCATTTGGCCGAACGAGTCTGGATGAACGGGATGACCAAAATGGCTTCGATGGTGAGGACACCTGGCAGATCGTTGAGAGCTGGGGTACATCGAACTCCCCAGCGATGGCTGAAGGACGTGATATTGACAGCTATGACGTTATGGCCATTGAAGCCACAGATGAAGTGGAAGGTTGCGTTGAAGCGTACGAAAGCTTTGTAGCAACGGATATCTACGGTCATGACGTCTCCATCGTGCGTAATCGACAATATCGCCAGTACCTGGAAAACCGTGAAGGCGATGGTCTGTTAGAACCGGATATGGAGACAGATGACACGTATTAA
- a CDS encoding DUF5665 domain-containing protein, which yields MSEQDKQSASTSPSTSDDLNSHDKIEELHTLTNRLANELERSRIAQYTELLNRPWKLIGLNLLSGAARGVGIAIGFTFFAATIIYVLQLLGALNLPIVGDYIADIVRIVQRQLDMNTY from the coding sequence ATGAGCGAACAAGACAAGCAATCCGCATCCACTTCACCATCAACATCAGATGATCTGAATTCACATGACAAAATCGAAGAGCTACATACCCTGACTAATCGTCTGGCTAATGAACTGGAACGTTCCCGGATTGCGCAATACACGGAATTGCTGAACAGGCCATGGAAACTGATTGGATTGAACCTGTTGTCTGGAGCCGCAAGAGGTGTGGGGATCGCAATTGGGTTTACCTTTTTCGCAGCAACGATCATTTATGTTTTACAGCTGCTTGGGGCGCTCAATCTTCCTATTGTTGGAGACTACATCGCTGATATTGTACGCATTGTGCAGCGACAGCTAGATATGAACACCTACTAA